The sequence ACTAAAGCAGCTGGAATAGGTATAGAATTTTGGCAATATAGCGGCGACCTTACATTCAAATAAAAAAAGGAGTGATAAATTATGAAAAAAATAATAATTATGTTAGGAATTTTAATTGGAGCAGTTTCTTGCACAAGCACTAATGGAAGAGTATACAAAACAGCAAGCGGAAGTGTTTACAGAACTGTATGTGCAAGCAGATATGACTGCACTGAAGTACAAATTGAAGCACCCGATTTCTCTAAATGGTATGAAGGAGAAATGTCAGATGAAGAATATTTAAGAAGACATCCAGAATTTAACTTAACTGATGAAGAATGGGAAGGATTATAATTATTAGCGTTTTGTCAACTTTTTTAGGCTGACTTATAATTAAAAAATTTTATAACATAACAAAAAGCCAAATTTTTACATCTGGCTTTTTTTCAAATATATAAAAATTGTAATGTATAGAAAACTACCTTAAACTAGATAATAGCTTAAAAATTTTTTATAAACTATAAAATTTCCACTTCGGATTTATCAAATATTTTTTTATAGCTTTCTAAAAAATCTTTTTTATCTTTTTCACAAATAAATACATCAAAATCAGACAAATTACTAAATTTATAATTTCCTAAAATCCCTAATTTTCTGTATTCAGTTGCTAAAAATATTTTTTTTGAAATATTCATTATTTCTTTTTTCGTATTTCCATCGTTTGCTTCAAAATTCATCACTTTTCCAGCTTCCAAATCTATTCCTGCACTTCCAACAAAGGCTTTATCCACATTGTATTTTTTTATGTAGTTAATTGCCTCTATCCCTACGTTTCCACCAATTTCCTTGTTGTATTCGCCACCTATCATAATGATGTTTATTTTCGAATTTTTATTAAAATGTGTTGTTATGCTAGGCATATTTGTAATAAGGGTTATTTCTTTTTGAGAATTTGCAAGATATTCTGCCGCAATATAGTTTATGCTTGTAATATCAAAAAATATCGTTTCCCCATTTTGAATATTTTCTATTATTTTTCTTGCGATAATTTCTTTTGGCTTTGTTCTATTTATGACTCTTTCTTCAAGTGTGCTGGAATGTGCCAGTTCCTTTAGCAAGATTGCTCCCCCATGGGTTCTTTTAAGTTTTCCTTCCTGCTCCAGCCTTTTTAGGTTCTTTCTTATAATAACTTCTGAAACATTAAATTTTACTGCCAAATCAGCAACTTTTACTTTTTTCTCATTTTTTAGAATTTCCAGTATTTTTTCCAGTCTTTCATCCAAAAACATATTAAATCTCCAATGCTTTTTATAGTTATCTAGATTATACCAAAATTCATTTAATATTTCAAAATTTTATAAAAAATCATAATAAATCAAGCAATGTTTTTTGGCCATAAACTTTTTCCCAGTCTGAATTAAATGTATCTATGCTCCAGTCTGTGTAAGGATGATAAATTAATTTTTCAAAAACGTCTGGAGCGACTGTTACAGATTTTGATCCAGCTAAAATAGCTTCATGAACTTGTCTTACATTCTTAAACGAAGCTCCTAATATTTTTGGCTCAAAAATTCTTTTGTACCGTGCCAGTTTTTCCTCATCAGTTTTTTTGGTCATTTCAAGGATTTTATATGCATCTTTTACAATCTCAATTCCATTTTCTCCAATGTTATCAGAACGATTGATATATGGAGCCATATATTCTGCTCCTGCTTCAGCTGCCATAATTATCTGCTGAGGCGACAAAATACCTGTTGCAGTAATTTTATGACCATCTTTTGCCAAATTTTTTATGGCTTTTATGCCTTCAGGCGTTACAGGGATTTTTGTATAAAGATTTTCTCCAAAAGTATCATGCAAAAGTTTCACTTCTTTTATCATTATTTCAGCAGTACTTCCCACAGCCTGTGCATGCACAATTTTATCTCTTCCAATAATATCAAAAATATCATTTATAATATCTTTAAAATCTCTTTTTTCCTTGGCAATAATAGTAGGATTTGTAGTTACGCCTGCTATTGGAAAAATATCGCTGATTTTTTTTATACTTTCCAAATTTGCCGTATCAATAAAATATTGCATTTCTGTCATCCTTCCTTTTGTTTTTTATACCAAATAGTTTAATATTTTAATTAGTTTCGTTTTATTTCGATATAATTTTAATACATAATTTAAGAAATGTCAATCTATTTTTTTAATTTTTTTGAAAATTTTGATTGAATAATTAAACTTTTGATACTATAATCTTTTTGAAAAATCTAATCAAACTTGAGAAAACATCAATAGAAGCTATTTTTATTTAAACTAGGTTTTTATATTTTATTTACATACATAATTAATACTATAACAAAATCATATATAATACAATTTTTATTCTATTCCAATATTTTAAATTAAAAATGACTTCAAAACTAACAAATCTATTTCTCATTTATAAATTAACTTCAAAATTTGATATAATTCTTTACAAAATTAAATAAAACTATTGACAAATTTTCAAAAATAGGATAAAATCGAAATATAAAGAAACAATTTGAAACTATAGATTTTTTTAAAAGAAAAAGAGGGAGATAATCTATGAGAGCATTGGTTACAGATATTGAAAGAGGAGCTACATTTGATGGACCAGGAATTAGAACAGTCGTCTATTTTAAAGGATGTCCACTTAGATGTCTGTGGTGTTCCAATCCTGAAACACAAAAATTGGAAAATGAATTTTGGGATTACGATGGCTCTCTTTACAAAGGAAATAAAAATCCATGTTCTAGCTGTCCTGCCGCAAATTCACTAAAACAAGTTGCAAAAGACATGACACTGGAAGAAGTATTTGAAATCGTTATGAAAGATGAAAACTTTTATAGAAATTCTGGTGGAGGTGTTACCTTGAGTGGCGGAGAAATACTTGTAAATTCAGCTTTTGCAATAGAACTTTTTGAAAAGTTAAAAGAAGAATATATTAACACGGCCATAGAAACGACAGGATATGGAAATTACAAGGATCTTGAAAATTTAGCAAAACTAACAGATACTGTATTATTTGACATAAAGCATTTAAATAGCCAAAAACATAAGGAATACACTTCTGTCTCAAATGAAATTATTTTAGAAAATCTTACAAAACTTTCAAAATGGCACAAAAAAATCATTATGCGATTTCCGTTTATAAAAGGAATTAATGATGACGAGAAAAATATTCGTCAAACAGCAGAATTCCTAAAAAATTTGAATCTTCTAGAAGTAAACATTCTACCCTATCATACAATGGGATTAGAAAAATATAGAAAACTAGGTCGTGAATATCCTATGAAAACATTGGAAAAACATACACAAGCGGAACTGGATAACGCTGTAGGCATAATGAAAAGTTACGGATTGAAAGCAAAATTATATGGATAACAAAAATTAAAGATAAAGATAAAATATAAAAAATGGAGGAAAAACAATGAAAGAATTTGTTTTGAAAAGCGAAAGAGTAAAAAAATTAAGAGAATCGGCTTTATCAAAATTTCCTGGTGTCAGTGTCGAAAGAGGAAGACTTTTGACAAAAGCATACAAAGAACATGAAGGAAAATCAAAATATATTGTTCGTGCTTATGCAGTTAAGGAAATTTTGGAAAATATGACAATTTATATAAAAGATGGAGAACTTGTCGTAGGAAATCAGTCTGTAGACGAGAGAACTGCTCCCCTTTTCCCAGAATATGCAGTAGACTGGATTATTGATGAAATCAAGACAAAAGGTAACTTTGACCATAGAGACGGAGATAAATTCAGAATACCCGAAGAAGAAATTCCAGAATTACTTGAAATATGTGAATGGTGGCGTGGAAAAACATTAAAGGACAAAGCTCACGCTCAAATGCCTCAGGAAATAAAAGAAGCTGGAATCGCAAAAATTATTCACGGAGAAGGAAATATGACTTCTGGTGACGGACATATTGTTCCTGATTTTAAAAAGGTTTTGACAAAAGGGCTAAAAGGTGTGATTGAAGAAGCTAAGGCTTCTATGGAAAAAATAGACATTACAATTTATGGCGGATACAA comes from Leptotrichia hongkongensis and encodes:
- a CDS encoding transaldolase family protein codes for the protein MTEMQYFIDTANLESIKKISDIFPIAGVTTNPTIIAKEKRDFKDIINDIFDIIGRDKIVHAQAVGSTAEIMIKEVKLLHDTFGENLYTKIPVTPEGIKAIKNLAKDGHKITATGILSPQQIIMAAEAGAEYMAPYINRSDNIGENGIEIVKDAYKILEMTKKTDEEKLARYKRIFEPKILGASFKNVRQVHEAILAGSKSVTVAPDVFEKLIYHPYTDWSIDTFNSDWEKVYGQKTLLDLL
- a CDS encoding DeoR/GlpR family DNA-binding transcription regulator, with amino-acid sequence MFLDERLEKILEILKNEKKVKVADLAVKFNVSEVIIRKNLKRLEQEGKLKRTHGGAILLKELAHSSTLEERVINRTKPKEIIARKIIENIQNGETIFFDITSINYIAAEYLANSQKEITLITNMPSITTHFNKNSKINIIMIGGEYNKEIGGNVGIEAINYIKKYNVDKAFVGSAGIDLEAGKVMNFEANDGNTKKEIMNISKKIFLATEYRKLGILGNYKFSNLSDFDVFICEKDKKDFLESYKKIFDKSEVEIL
- a CDS encoding glycyl-radical enzyme activating protein, with the protein product MRALVTDIERGATFDGPGIRTVVYFKGCPLRCLWCSNPETQKLENEFWDYDGSLYKGNKNPCSSCPAANSLKQVAKDMTLEEVFEIVMKDENFYRNSGGGVTLSGGEILVNSAFAIELFEKLKEEYINTAIETTGYGNYKDLENLAKLTDTVLFDIKHLNSQKHKEYTSVSNEIILENLTKLSKWHKKIIMRFPFIKGINDDEKNIRQTAEFLKNLNLLEVNILPYHTMGLEKYRKLGREYPMKTLEKHTQAELDNAVGIMKSYGLKAKLYG